A single genomic interval of Hoplias malabaricus isolate fHopMal1 chromosome 7, fHopMal1.hap1, whole genome shotgun sequence harbors:
- the suco gene encoding SUN domain-containing ossification factor isoform X2 — MKRLRVLLVCLTVAFLCWSPGRHVHCSEQSYTGQILTAQDSDPQATQEEVPNDKQVEEEWETQSSYSLGLETERVALEEQLTESALYKDKQKQTVNIVDEEKVEEDLPPTNEPGPHQPEPHYEPDQQQHTQSKTHTSTPTPLPAQTQVENELPQPSATLDQTTAPAPPADEPHGEVHIDPKTDAPLTAELKIAPEAASSTSHPSSETPSSALEVAPDGAPLKNSSASQCEVASVALSSQPLASDITVTSVAVDPMENEGMGTNPDLAASQDSAELELAELEPTVNTSLSPEDPQSDSEGGTDPPVPSKEDIPTFDEWKKKVMEVEEKKSQSLHTSPNGSPHPVKKVQKNFKNNYASVECGAKILSANSEAKSTSAILMENMDLYMLNPCSNKIWFVIELCEPIQVKQLDIANFELFSSTPKDFLVSISDRYPTNKWIKLGTFHARDERTVQSFPLDEQLYAKYVKMFIKYIKVELLSHFGSEHFCPLSLIRVFGTSMVEEYDEIADPQYPSERVEYLDEDYDYPPGYLPTEDKSSKNLLGSATNAILTMVNNIAANVLGGKPELEDGTQIEGNVSSGTENFTGLSSESKLSPTPTPFENEAMMHTPELDSTLVKEVTEPVPEIPSEESPIVILIEDEEEDPTPPTVTLLEVEEREEEEKIGEGEEAFKEENIFYCGYLNTLSCLASFSEHLHLYCSDALALQRLRQDRNMHGSTHTKTHTPLTVPSPAEDSSPSSEKFLEIEQPSEAPQDEIDPSEIVPAELEPSVELSPNTLLLEPSHTSPIPPHSYSDTSISKPSPTQDVPETPPLTLELQDSRPQYLEQMAESSSISSNLSLSPSSTTSMHAPTSDLLSTVTDRVELPVPTKDQLLQPLPTHTQPTDIPPPTELPTLAPETTDPNRSAGPKDFQHKTTEVADAPPLTPQEEEVEDILLSVAVSQSGTQRSATDFYAEPQNASELGHGNGNGNQVHGSNQKESVFMRLNNRIKALEMNMSLSSRYLEELSQRYRKQMEEMQKAFNKTIIKLQNTSRIAEEQDQKQTDSIQLLQSQLENVTKIMLNLSATVCQLQKEVSDRQSYLVVSLVLCLALGLVLCMQCCRGSSNNNRSSAIPVSNHYPSPKRCFSSYDDMSLKRRIPCPLVRSKSFQLPTSEVGPDDLYIVEPLRFSPEKKKKRCKTKGGEKAETLRASVAEVMVANGGPKSTNIHMPLFLPSICDGDASTCLSRDVMSEGSSEGSSSSSSSSSSTASDESCCSVQWNDQLSSDIPPSKNRTEKRSIKRHHSKAAEQQPKQQQRQRQKQSQPHGQFGTGLLRTSIPVTTGVMPTLQELMKGKQELGVGAFGVTAAVTGRV; from the exons CAGGTTGAGGAGGAATGGGAGACACAGTCATCGTACAGCTTGGggctggagacagagagagttgcATTAGAAGAGCAGCTTACAGAAAGTGCCCTttacaaagacaaacaaaaacag ACTGTAAATATAGTAGATGAGGAGAAAGTGGAGGAAGATTTGCCCCCTACCAATGAACCAGGACCACACCAACCAGAGCCCCATTATGAACCAGACCAACAACAGCACACCCAGTCAAAAACCCACACGTCAACTCCAACACCACTTCCAGCACAAACCCAGGTGGAGAACGAACTTCCCCAGCCATCAGCCACTCTGGATCAGACTACTGCTCCTGCTCCTCCTGCTGATGAACCCCATGGAGAGGTGCACATAGACCCCAAAACAGATGCTCCACTCACTGCTGAGCTCAAAATTGCCCCAGAAGCAGCCTCATCTACCTCACACCCTTCCTCTGAAACCCCCTCCAG TGCACTAGAGGTTGCCCCTGATGGTGCCCCACTAAAGAACTCTAGTGCCAGTCAGTGTGAGGTGGCCTCTGTGGCCCTCTCCAGCCAGCCCCTTGCCTCAGACATCACAGTCACCAG TGTGGCAGTGGACCCAATGGAGAATGAGGGGATGGGGACCAATCCTGACTTGGCTGCCTCCCAGGACTCAGCTGAGCTGGAACTCGCAGAGCTGGAGCCGACAGTCAACACCTCACTTTCTCCAGAGGACCCGCAG AGTGACTCTGAGGGAGGGACTGATCCCCCTGTTCCCAGTAAAGAGGACATCCCTACCTTTGATGAGTGGAAGAAGAAAGTAATGGAggtggaagaaaagaaaa GTCAGTCACTGCACACTTCACCTAATGGCAGTCCACACCCAGTCAAGAAGGTTCAGAAGAACTTTAAGAATAACTACGcctctgtggaatgtggggccAAAATTCTCTCAGCCAACAGTGAGGCTAAG AGCACTTCTGCCATTTTAATGGAGAATATGGATCTCTACATGCTGAACCCATGCAGTAATAAAATCTG GTTTGTCATTGAGCTCTGTGAGCCAATCCAAGTCAAACAGCTGGACATTGCAAACTTTGAACTCTTCTCCTCCACACCAAAAGATTTCCTTGTTTCCATCAGTGACAG ATATCCAACTAATAAGTGGATCAAGCTTGGCACATTCCATGCCCGGGATGAACGCACGGTGCAGAGCTTTCCATTGGATGAACAGCTGTATGCCAAATATGTGAAA ATGTTCATCAAGTACATAAAG GTTGAACTACTCTCTCATTTTGGATCTGAACATTTCTGCCCCCTTAGTTTGATCAG GGTGTTTGGCACCAGTATGGTTGAGGAGTATGACGAAATAGCTGACCCTCAGTATCCCTCAGAGAGGGTTGAATATCTTGACGAGGACTATG ATTACCCACCAGGATACCTTCCGACTGAAGACAAATCGTCAAAGAATCTTCTGGGTTCTGCTACAA ATGCCATCCTTACGATGGTCAACAACATTGCTGCTAATGTCCTTGGTGGGAAACCAGAGCTCGAGGATGGAACTCAGATTGAAg GGAATGTATCCTCAGGGACAGAAAACTTCACAGGACTGTCGTCAGAGAGCAAGCTCTCACCAACACCCACTCCCTTTGAGAATGAAGCAAT GATGCACACTCCTGAGCTAGACTCCACTCTGGTGAAGGAAGTTACTGAACCAGTTCCTGAGATTCCCTCTGAGGAGAGCCCCATTGTAATCCTCATTGAAGATGAGGAAGAGGATCCAACTccacccactgtgaccctgctGGAGGTGGAAGAGCGGGAAGAGGAGGAAAAGATAGGGGAAGGAGAAGAAGCCTTTAAGGAGGAGAATATCTTTTACTGTGGCTATCTTAATACCCTGTCCTGCCTGGCCAGCTTCAGCGAGCACCTGCACCTCTACTGTTCAGACGCTTTGGCTCTCCAACGTCTGCGTCAGGATCGGAACATGCACggcagcacacacactaaaacacacacaccactcactgTGCCCTCCCCGGCTGAAGATTCTTCACCATCATCTGAGAAATTTCTGGAAATAGAACAGCCCTCTGAAGCCCCTCAGGATGAGATTGACCCATCTGAAATAGTCCCAGCAGAATTGGAGCCCAGTGTGGAGCTGTCCCCTAATACTCTTCTGCTGGAGCCCAGCCACACCTCACCCATACCCCCTCACAGCTACTCTGACACCTCAATTTCCAAACCCAGCCCCACCCAGGATGTCCCAGAGACGCCACCCCTTACGCTCGAACTTCAAGATTCCAGGCCCCAGTACCTGGAGCAAATGGCAGAGAGCAGCAGTATTAGCAGTAACCTCTCTCTCAGTCCCAGCTCCACCACCTCCATGCACGCTCCCACCTCTGATCTCCTTAGTACTGTAACAGATAGAGTAGAACTCCCTGTGCCAACCAAAGACCAACTGCTCCAGcctctccccacacacacacagcccacagaTATCCCCCCTCCCACCGAACTCCCCACCCTGGCCCCTGAGACCACAGATCCAAATCGATCTGCAGGGCCCAAAGACTTCCAGCATAAAACTACTGAAGTTGCAGATGCACCACCCCTCACTCCCcaagaggaggaggtggaggacatCCTCCTCAGTGTAGCAGTAAGCCAGAGTGGCACACAACGGTCAGCCACAGACTTTTACGCAGAGCCTCAAAACGCATCAGAGCTGGGCCATGGCAATGGAAACGGTAACCAAGTGCACGGCTCCAACCAGAAGGAGTCCGTGTTCATGAGACTCAACAACAGGATCAAAGCACTGGAGATGAACATGTCCCTCAGTAGCAGATATCTGGAGGAACTCAGCCAGAG GTACCGTAAACAAATGGAGGAGATGCAAAAGGCATTCAATAAGACCATCATTAAACTGCAGAACACTTCCAGAATTGCAGAAGAGCAG GATCAGAAACAAACAGATTCCATCCAGCTTTTACAGAGCCAGCTGGAGAATGTTACCAAGATCATGCTTAACCTGTCTGCTACTGTGTGCCAGTTACAGAAAGAA GTGTCAGACAGGCAGAGTTATCTGGTGGTGTCTCTGGTATTATGTCTTGCTCTGGGCCTGGTGCTGTGTATGCAGTGTTGTCGTGGTTCCTCTAATAACAACCGCAGTTCTGCCATTCCTGTGAGCAACCACTACCCCAGTCCCAAAag atgTTTCTCATCATACGATGATATGAGTCTGAAGCGCAGAATTCCCTGCCCTCTCGTACGCTCCAAATCATTTCAGCTGCCTACCTCTGAAG TAGGTCCAGATGACTTGTACATTGTAGAACCTCTAAGGTTTTCTCCAGAGAAAAAG AAGAAGCGCTGCAAAACGAAAGGTGGCGAGAAGGCAGAGACTCTGAGGGCCTCTGTTGCCGAGGTGATGGTTGCTAATGGCGGCCCTAAGAGCACCAATATCCACATGCCTCTGTTCCTGCCATCAATATGCGATGGTGATGCATCCACCTGCTTGTCCAGAGATGTCATGTCTGAGGGCAGCTCTGAAggctcctcttcttcctcctcatcTTCCTCATCCACGGCATCAGACGAGTCCTGCTGCAGCGTGCAATGGAATGATCAGCTCTCATCAGACATCCCACCATCCAAAAACAGGACGGAGAAGAGGTCAATCAAGCGCCATCACTCCAAGGCAGCTGAACAGCAGCCAAAGCAGCAGCAGCGGCAGCGACAAAAGCAATCACAGCCACATGGACAATTTGGGACGGGCCTTCTGCGCACCTCCATTCCTGTGACAACAGGCGTCATGCCAACATTGCAGGAGCTGATGAAGGGGAAGCAAGAATTGGGAGTAGGGGCATTTGGAGTGACTGCAGCTGTCACCGGTCGTGTTTAA
- the suco gene encoding SUN domain-containing ossification factor isoform X5: protein MKRLRVLLVCLTVAFLCWSPGRHVHCSEQSYTGQILTAQDSDPQATQEEVPNDKQVEEEWETQSSYSLGLETERVALEEQLTESALYKDKQKQTVNIVDEEKVEEDLPPTNEPGPHQPEPHYEPDQQQHTQSKTHTSTPTPLPAQTQVENELPQPSATLDQTTAPAPPADEPHGEVHIDPKTDAPLTAELKIAPEAASSTSHPSSETPSSVAVDPMENEGMGTNPDLAASQDSAELELAELEPTVNTSLSPEDPQSDSEGGTDPPVPSKEDIPTFDEWKKKVMEVEEKKSQSLHTSPNGSPHPVKKVQKNFKNNYASVECGAKILSANSEAKSTSAILMENMDLYMLNPCSNKIWFVIELCEPIQVKQLDIANFELFSSTPKDFLVSISDRYPTNKWIKLGTFHARDERTVQSFPLDEQLYAKYVKMFIKYIKVELLSHFGSEHFCPLSLIRVFGTSMVEEYDEIADPQYPSERVEYLDEDYDLNFLDYPPGYLPTEDKSSKNLLGSATNAILTMVNNIAANVLGGKPELEDGTQIEGNVSSGTENFTGLSSESKLSPTPTPFENEAMMHTPELDSTLVKEVTEPVPEIPSEESPIVILIEDEEEDPTPPTVTLLEVEEREEEEKIGEGEEAFKEENIFYCGYLNTLSCLASFSEHLHLYCSDALALQRLRQDRNMHGSTHTKTHTPLTVPSPAEDSSPSSEKFLEIEQPSEAPQDEIDPSEIVPAELEPSVELSPNTLLLEPSHTSPIPPHSYSDTSISKPSPTQDVPETPPLTLELQDSRPQYLEQMAESSSISSNLSLSPSSTTSMHAPTSDLLSTVTDRVELPVPTKDQLLQPLPTHTQPTDIPPPTELPTLAPETTDPNRSAGPKDFQHKTTEVADAPPLTPQEEEVEDILLSVAVSQSGTQRSATDFYAEPQNASELGHGNGNGNQVHGSNQKESVFMRLNNRIKALEMNMSLSSRYLEELSQRYRKQMEEMQKAFNKTIIKLQNTSRIAEEQDQKQTDSIQLLQSQLENVTKIMLNLSATVCQLQKEVSDRQSYLVVSLVLCLALGLVLCMQCCRGSSNNNRSSAIPVSNHYPSPKRCFSSYDDMSLKRRIPCPLVRSKSFQLPTSEVGPDDLYIVEPLRFSPEKKKKRCKTKGGEKAETLRASVAEVMVANGGPKSTNIHMPLFLPSICDGDASTCLSRDVMSEGSSEGSSSSSSSSSSTASDESCCSVQWNDQLSSDIPPSKNRTEKRSIKRHHSKAAEQQPKQQQRQRQKQSQPHGQFGTGLLRTSIPVTTGVMPTLQELMKGKQELGVGAFGVTAAVTGRV from the exons CAGGTTGAGGAGGAATGGGAGACACAGTCATCGTACAGCTTGGggctggagacagagagagttgcATTAGAAGAGCAGCTTACAGAAAGTGCCCTttacaaagacaaacaaaaacag ACTGTAAATATAGTAGATGAGGAGAAAGTGGAGGAAGATTTGCCCCCTACCAATGAACCAGGACCACACCAACCAGAGCCCCATTATGAACCAGACCAACAACAGCACACCCAGTCAAAAACCCACACGTCAACTCCAACACCACTTCCAGCACAAACCCAGGTGGAGAACGAACTTCCCCAGCCATCAGCCACTCTGGATCAGACTACTGCTCCTGCTCCTCCTGCTGATGAACCCCATGGAGAGGTGCACATAGACCCCAAAACAGATGCTCCACTCACTGCTGAGCTCAAAATTGCCCCAGAAGCAGCCTCATCTACCTCACACCCTTCCTCTGAAACCCCCTCCAG TGTGGCAGTGGACCCAATGGAGAATGAGGGGATGGGGACCAATCCTGACTTGGCTGCCTCCCAGGACTCAGCTGAGCTGGAACTCGCAGAGCTGGAGCCGACAGTCAACACCTCACTTTCTCCAGAGGACCCGCAG AGTGACTCTGAGGGAGGGACTGATCCCCCTGTTCCCAGTAAAGAGGACATCCCTACCTTTGATGAGTGGAAGAAGAAAGTAATGGAggtggaagaaaagaaaa GTCAGTCACTGCACACTTCACCTAATGGCAGTCCACACCCAGTCAAGAAGGTTCAGAAGAACTTTAAGAATAACTACGcctctgtggaatgtggggccAAAATTCTCTCAGCCAACAGTGAGGCTAAG AGCACTTCTGCCATTTTAATGGAGAATATGGATCTCTACATGCTGAACCCATGCAGTAATAAAATCTG GTTTGTCATTGAGCTCTGTGAGCCAATCCAAGTCAAACAGCTGGACATTGCAAACTTTGAACTCTTCTCCTCCACACCAAAAGATTTCCTTGTTTCCATCAGTGACAG ATATCCAACTAATAAGTGGATCAAGCTTGGCACATTCCATGCCCGGGATGAACGCACGGTGCAGAGCTTTCCATTGGATGAACAGCTGTATGCCAAATATGTGAAA ATGTTCATCAAGTACATAAAG GTTGAACTACTCTCTCATTTTGGATCTGAACATTTCTGCCCCCTTAGTTTGATCAG GGTGTTTGGCACCAGTATGGTTGAGGAGTATGACGAAATAGCTGACCCTCAGTATCCCTCAGAGAGGGTTGAATATCTTGACGAGGACTATG ACCTCAATTTCTTAGATTACCCACCAGGATACCTTCCGACTGAAGACAAATCGTCAAAGAATCTTCTGGGTTCTGCTACAA ATGCCATCCTTACGATGGTCAACAACATTGCTGCTAATGTCCTTGGTGGGAAACCAGAGCTCGAGGATGGAACTCAGATTGAAg GGAATGTATCCTCAGGGACAGAAAACTTCACAGGACTGTCGTCAGAGAGCAAGCTCTCACCAACACCCACTCCCTTTGAGAATGAAGCAAT GATGCACACTCCTGAGCTAGACTCCACTCTGGTGAAGGAAGTTACTGAACCAGTTCCTGAGATTCCCTCTGAGGAGAGCCCCATTGTAATCCTCATTGAAGATGAGGAAGAGGATCCAACTccacccactgtgaccctgctGGAGGTGGAAGAGCGGGAAGAGGAGGAAAAGATAGGGGAAGGAGAAGAAGCCTTTAAGGAGGAGAATATCTTTTACTGTGGCTATCTTAATACCCTGTCCTGCCTGGCCAGCTTCAGCGAGCACCTGCACCTCTACTGTTCAGACGCTTTGGCTCTCCAACGTCTGCGTCAGGATCGGAACATGCACggcagcacacacactaaaacacacacaccactcactgTGCCCTCCCCGGCTGAAGATTCTTCACCATCATCTGAGAAATTTCTGGAAATAGAACAGCCCTCTGAAGCCCCTCAGGATGAGATTGACCCATCTGAAATAGTCCCAGCAGAATTGGAGCCCAGTGTGGAGCTGTCCCCTAATACTCTTCTGCTGGAGCCCAGCCACACCTCACCCATACCCCCTCACAGCTACTCTGACACCTCAATTTCCAAACCCAGCCCCACCCAGGATGTCCCAGAGACGCCACCCCTTACGCTCGAACTTCAAGATTCCAGGCCCCAGTACCTGGAGCAAATGGCAGAGAGCAGCAGTATTAGCAGTAACCTCTCTCTCAGTCCCAGCTCCACCACCTCCATGCACGCTCCCACCTCTGATCTCCTTAGTACTGTAACAGATAGAGTAGAACTCCCTGTGCCAACCAAAGACCAACTGCTCCAGcctctccccacacacacacagcccacagaTATCCCCCCTCCCACCGAACTCCCCACCCTGGCCCCTGAGACCACAGATCCAAATCGATCTGCAGGGCCCAAAGACTTCCAGCATAAAACTACTGAAGTTGCAGATGCACCACCCCTCACTCCCcaagaggaggaggtggaggacatCCTCCTCAGTGTAGCAGTAAGCCAGAGTGGCACACAACGGTCAGCCACAGACTTTTACGCAGAGCCTCAAAACGCATCAGAGCTGGGCCATGGCAATGGAAACGGTAACCAAGTGCACGGCTCCAACCAGAAGGAGTCCGTGTTCATGAGACTCAACAACAGGATCAAAGCACTGGAGATGAACATGTCCCTCAGTAGCAGATATCTGGAGGAACTCAGCCAGAG GTACCGTAAACAAATGGAGGAGATGCAAAAGGCATTCAATAAGACCATCATTAAACTGCAGAACACTTCCAGAATTGCAGAAGAGCAG GATCAGAAACAAACAGATTCCATCCAGCTTTTACAGAGCCAGCTGGAGAATGTTACCAAGATCATGCTTAACCTGTCTGCTACTGTGTGCCAGTTACAGAAAGAA GTGTCAGACAGGCAGAGTTATCTGGTGGTGTCTCTGGTATTATGTCTTGCTCTGGGCCTGGTGCTGTGTATGCAGTGTTGTCGTGGTTCCTCTAATAACAACCGCAGTTCTGCCATTCCTGTGAGCAACCACTACCCCAGTCCCAAAag atgTTTCTCATCATACGATGATATGAGTCTGAAGCGCAGAATTCCCTGCCCTCTCGTACGCTCCAAATCATTTCAGCTGCCTACCTCTGAAG TAGGTCCAGATGACTTGTACATTGTAGAACCTCTAAGGTTTTCTCCAGAGAAAAAG AAGAAGCGCTGCAAAACGAAAGGTGGCGAGAAGGCAGAGACTCTGAGGGCCTCTGTTGCCGAGGTGATGGTTGCTAATGGCGGCCCTAAGAGCACCAATATCCACATGCCTCTGTTCCTGCCATCAATATGCGATGGTGATGCATCCACCTGCTTGTCCAGAGATGTCATGTCTGAGGGCAGCTCTGAAggctcctcttcttcctcctcatcTTCCTCATCCACGGCATCAGACGAGTCCTGCTGCAGCGTGCAATGGAATGATCAGCTCTCATCAGACATCCCACCATCCAAAAACAGGACGGAGAAGAGGTCAATCAAGCGCCATCACTCCAAGGCAGCTGAACAGCAGCCAAAGCAGCAGCAGCGGCAGCGACAAAAGCAATCACAGCCACATGGACAATTTGGGACGGGCCTTCTGCGCACCTCCATTCCTGTGACAACAGGCGTCATGCCAACATTGCAGGAGCTGATGAAGGGGAAGCAAGAATTGGGAGTAGGGGCATTTGGAGTGACTGCAGCTGTCACCGGTCGTGTTTAA
- the suco gene encoding SUN domain-containing ossification factor isoform X6: MKRLRVLLVCLTVAFLCWSPGRHVHCSEQSYTGQILTAQDSDPQATQEEVPNDKQVEEEWETQSSYSLGLETERVALEEQLTESALYKDKQKQTVNIVDEEKVEEDLPPTNEPGPHQPEPHYEPDQQQHTQSKTHTSTPTPLPAQTQVENELPQPSATLDQTTAPAPPADEPHGEVHIDPKTDAPLTAELKIAPEAASSTSHPSSETPSSALEVAPDGAPLKNSSASQCEVASVALSSQPLASDITVTSVAVDPMENEGMGTNPDLAASQDSAELELAELEPTVNTSLSPEDPQSDSEGGTDPPVPSKEDIPTFDEWKKKVMEVEEKKSQSLHTSPNGSPHPVKKVQKNFKNNYASVECGAKILSANSEAKSTSAILMENMDLYMLNPCSNKIWFVIELCEPIQVKQLDIANFELFSSTPKDFLVSISDRYPTNKWIKLGTFHARDERTVQSFPLDEQLYAKYVKMFIKYIKVELLSHFGSEHFCPLSLIRVFGTSMVEEYDEIADPQYPSERVEYLDEDYDLNFLDYPPGYLPTEDKSSKNLLGSATNAILTMVNNIAANVLGGKPELEDGTQIEGNVSSGTENFTGLSSESKLSPTPTPFENEAMMHTPELDSTLVKEVTEPVPEIPSEESPIVILIEDEEEDPTPPTVTLLEVEEREEEEKIGEGEEAFKEENIFYCGYLNTLSCLASFSEHLHLYCSDALALQRLRQDRNMHGSTHTKTHTPLTVPSPAEDSSPSSEKFLEIEQPSEAPQDEIDPSEIVPAELEPSVELSPNTLLLEPSHTSPIPPHSYSDTSISKPSPTQDVPETPPLTLELQDSRPQYLEQMAESSSISSNLSLSPSSTTSMHAPTSDLLSTVTDRVELPVPTKDQLLQPLPTHTQPTDIPPPTELPTLAPETTDPNRSAGPKDFQHKTTEVADAPPLTPQEEEVEDILLSVAVSQSGTQRSATDFYAEPQNASELGHGNGNGNQVHGSNQKESVFMRLNNRIKALEMNMSLSSRYLEELSQRYRKQMEEMQKAFNKTIIKLQNTSRIAEEQDQKQTDSIQLLQSQLENVTKIMLNLSATVCQLQKEVSDRQSYLVVSLVLCLALGLVLCMQCCRGSSNNNRSSAIPVSNHYPSPKRCFSSYDDMSLKRRIPCPLVRSKSFQLPTSEEEALQNERWREGRDSEGLCCRGDGC, encoded by the exons CAGGTTGAGGAGGAATGGGAGACACAGTCATCGTACAGCTTGGggctggagacagagagagttgcATTAGAAGAGCAGCTTACAGAAAGTGCCCTttacaaagacaaacaaaaacag ACTGTAAATATAGTAGATGAGGAGAAAGTGGAGGAAGATTTGCCCCCTACCAATGAACCAGGACCACACCAACCAGAGCCCCATTATGAACCAGACCAACAACAGCACACCCAGTCAAAAACCCACACGTCAACTCCAACACCACTTCCAGCACAAACCCAGGTGGAGAACGAACTTCCCCAGCCATCAGCCACTCTGGATCAGACTACTGCTCCTGCTCCTCCTGCTGATGAACCCCATGGAGAGGTGCACATAGACCCCAAAACAGATGCTCCACTCACTGCTGAGCTCAAAATTGCCCCAGAAGCAGCCTCATCTACCTCACACCCTTCCTCTGAAACCCCCTCCAG TGCACTAGAGGTTGCCCCTGATGGTGCCCCACTAAAGAACTCTAGTGCCAGTCAGTGTGAGGTGGCCTCTGTGGCCCTCTCCAGCCAGCCCCTTGCCTCAGACATCACAGTCACCAG TGTGGCAGTGGACCCAATGGAGAATGAGGGGATGGGGACCAATCCTGACTTGGCTGCCTCCCAGGACTCAGCTGAGCTGGAACTCGCAGAGCTGGAGCCGACAGTCAACACCTCACTTTCTCCAGAGGACCCGCAG AGTGACTCTGAGGGAGGGACTGATCCCCCTGTTCCCAGTAAAGAGGACATCCCTACCTTTGATGAGTGGAAGAAGAAAGTAATGGAggtggaagaaaagaaaa GTCAGTCACTGCACACTTCACCTAATGGCAGTCCACACCCAGTCAAGAAGGTTCAGAAGAACTTTAAGAATAACTACGcctctgtggaatgtggggccAAAATTCTCTCAGCCAACAGTGAGGCTAAG AGCACTTCTGCCATTTTAATGGAGAATATGGATCTCTACATGCTGAACCCATGCAGTAATAAAATCTG GTTTGTCATTGAGCTCTGTGAGCCAATCCAAGTCAAACAGCTGGACATTGCAAACTTTGAACTCTTCTCCTCCACACCAAAAGATTTCCTTGTTTCCATCAGTGACAG ATATCCAACTAATAAGTGGATCAAGCTTGGCACATTCCATGCCCGGGATGAACGCACGGTGCAGAGCTTTCCATTGGATGAACAGCTGTATGCCAAATATGTGAAA ATGTTCATCAAGTACATAAAG GTTGAACTACTCTCTCATTTTGGATCTGAACATTTCTGCCCCCTTAGTTTGATCAG GGTGTTTGGCACCAGTATGGTTGAGGAGTATGACGAAATAGCTGACCCTCAGTATCCCTCAGAGAGGGTTGAATATCTTGACGAGGACTATG ACCTCAATTTCTTAGATTACCCACCAGGATACCTTCCGACTGAAGACAAATCGTCAAAGAATCTTCTGGGTTCTGCTACAA ATGCCATCCTTACGATGGTCAACAACATTGCTGCTAATGTCCTTGGTGGGAAACCAGAGCTCGAGGATGGAACTCAGATTGAAg GGAATGTATCCTCAGGGACAGAAAACTTCACAGGACTGTCGTCAGAGAGCAAGCTCTCACCAACACCCACTCCCTTTGAGAATGAAGCAAT GATGCACACTCCTGAGCTAGACTCCACTCTGGTGAAGGAAGTTACTGAACCAGTTCCTGAGATTCCCTCTGAGGAGAGCCCCATTGTAATCCTCATTGAAGATGAGGAAGAGGATCCAACTccacccactgtgaccctgctGGAGGTGGAAGAGCGGGAAGAGGAGGAAAAGATAGGGGAAGGAGAAGAAGCCTTTAAGGAGGAGAATATCTTTTACTGTGGCTATCTTAATACCCTGTCCTGCCTGGCCAGCTTCAGCGAGCACCTGCACCTCTACTGTTCAGACGCTTTGGCTCTCCAACGTCTGCGTCAGGATCGGAACATGCACggcagcacacacactaaaacacacacaccactcactgTGCCCTCCCCGGCTGAAGATTCTTCACCATCATCTGAGAAATTTCTGGAAATAGAACAGCCCTCTGAAGCCCCTCAGGATGAGATTGACCCATCTGAAATAGTCCCAGCAGAATTGGAGCCCAGTGTGGAGCTGTCCCCTAATACTCTTCTGCTGGAGCCCAGCCACACCTCACCCATACCCCCTCACAGCTACTCTGACACCTCAATTTCCAAACCCAGCCCCACCCAGGATGTCCCAGAGACGCCACCCCTTACGCTCGAACTTCAAGATTCCAGGCCCCAGTACCTGGAGCAAATGGCAGAGAGCAGCAGTATTAGCAGTAACCTCTCTCTCAGTCCCAGCTCCACCACCTCCATGCACGCTCCCACCTCTGATCTCCTTAGTACTGTAACAGATAGAGTAGAACTCCCTGTGCCAACCAAAGACCAACTGCTCCAGcctctccccacacacacacagcccacagaTATCCCCCCTCCCACCGAACTCCCCACCCTGGCCCCTGAGACCACAGATCCAAATCGATCTGCAGGGCCCAAAGACTTCCAGCATAAAACTACTGAAGTTGCAGATGCACCACCCCTCACTCCCcaagaggaggaggtggaggacatCCTCCTCAGTGTAGCAGTAAGCCAGAGTGGCACACAACGGTCAGCCACAGACTTTTACGCAGAGCCTCAAAACGCATCAGAGCTGGGCCATGGCAATGGAAACGGTAACCAAGTGCACGGCTCCAACCAGAAGGAGTCCGTGTTCATGAGACTCAACAACAGGATCAAAGCACTGGAGATGAACATGTCCCTCAGTAGCAGATATCTGGAGGAACTCAGCCAGAG GTACCGTAAACAAATGGAGGAGATGCAAAAGGCATTCAATAAGACCATCATTAAACTGCAGAACACTTCCAGAATTGCAGAAGAGCAG GATCAGAAACAAACAGATTCCATCCAGCTTTTACAGAGCCAGCTGGAGAATGTTACCAAGATCATGCTTAACCTGTCTGCTACTGTGTGCCAGTTACAGAAAGAA GTGTCAGACAGGCAGAGTTATCTGGTGGTGTCTCTGGTATTATGTCTTGCTCTGGGCCTGGTGCTGTGTATGCAGTGTTGTCGTGGTTCCTCTAATAACAACCGCAGTTCTGCCATTCCTGTGAGCAACCACTACCCCAGTCCCAAAag atgTTTCTCATCATACGATGATATGAGTCTGAAGCGCAGAATTCCCTGCCCTCTCGTACGCTCCAAATCATTTCAGCTGCCTACCTCTGAAG AAGAAGCGCTGCAAAACGAAAGGTGGCGAGAAGGCAGAGACTCTGAGGGCCTCTGTTGCCGAGGTGATGGTTGCTAA